A stretch of the Corynebacterium maris DSM 45190 genome encodes the following:
- a CDS encoding MFS transporter, with translation MIAVAAAAAFLATFNETFLNVAFNPIMSDFDVDVNTVQWLTTGYLLVAAVFVPVSNVLYHRFPTRPLFVAVVALMVAGSVVGALAPSFWVLLIARLVQAIGTGLLTPIGMNVTLAVSPREKLGLNMGIMAAMTTLGPSLAIVLSGALLTIAPWTTLMWVFGGLALLVLLAGAVFLRNVAELGRPVLDVPSFLLVAVGLVGVLYGVSAAFGGSLLWAGVSLVVGLIALWLFVGRQRRIEHPLIDLRPFASTPFVLGVLMTMLGLAFVFAMNVTIPLFLQSAHDMSPLGASLTLAPGILLTVVMGPIAGRLFDRHGGRWSIPLGFLVMAIFVTLVGVAAGHSSVLLFGVLYIPAVLATAFVIGPSQTFALSSLDRETSPHGVTVVSTSFQVAGSIGTSLAAGIYGILITTNMEAGRSEFDSLVSGFRGAVALVVVTSVIGVVLAIAAYRSKRSQTAEETVETTDTTVEAIMKNDVYALSSDQTVLSALQTFAERGISGAPILHPDGSLAGFLSDGDVMRYLSATHPSSVSIYSYAIGADDDLEQAMTDLGGLNVMKLATHDVLTVDAGSSIPDTVAALSDANIKKVPVISGENGHVVGVVSRSAINRLAIASYLRSRGDTALVAG, from the coding sequence ATGATCGCAGTGGCTGCCGCCGCTGCCTTCCTCGCCACCTTCAACGAGACTTTCCTCAACGTCGCCTTCAACCCGATCATGAGCGACTTCGACGTCGACGTGAACACCGTCCAGTGGTTGACCACCGGCTACCTGCTGGTCGCGGCCGTGTTCGTGCCGGTCTCGAATGTCTTGTACCACCGCTTCCCCACTCGGCCGTTGTTCGTCGCCGTGGTCGCGCTCATGGTGGCAGGTTCCGTGGTCGGCGCCCTCGCCCCGTCCTTCTGGGTGCTCCTGATCGCCCGCCTGGTCCAAGCCATCGGCACCGGCCTGCTCACCCCCATCGGCATGAACGTCACCCTGGCCGTCTCCCCGCGAGAGAAGCTGGGGCTGAACATGGGCATCATGGCCGCGATGACCACGCTCGGCCCGTCGCTGGCGATTGTCCTGTCCGGTGCTCTGCTGACCATCGCCCCGTGGACCACCCTGATGTGGGTCTTCGGCGGCCTCGCTTTGCTGGTGCTGTTGGCCGGTGCCGTCTTCCTGCGCAACGTCGCGGAACTCGGCCGCCCGGTCCTCGACGTCCCGTCGTTCCTGCTCGTGGCCGTGGGCCTGGTCGGCGTGCTCTACGGTGTCTCCGCGGCGTTCGGCGGCTCCCTGCTCTGGGCCGGCGTCTCGCTGGTCGTCGGACTGATCGCACTGTGGCTGTTCGTCGGCCGCCAGCGCCGCATCGAGCACCCGCTGATCGACCTGCGCCCGTTCGCCAGCACCCCGTTCGTCCTCGGCGTGCTGATGACCATGCTGGGCCTGGCATTCGTCTTCGCGATGAACGTCACCATCCCGCTGTTCCTGCAGTCGGCGCATGACATGTCGCCGCTGGGCGCCTCTCTCACGCTCGCGCCGGGCATTCTGCTCACCGTCGTGATGGGCCCGATCGCCGGCCGGCTCTTCGACCGCCACGGCGGCCGCTGGTCCATCCCGCTCGGGTTCCTCGTCATGGCCATCTTCGTCACCCTGGTGGGCGTGGCCGCCGGGCACTCCTCCGTCCTGCTCTTCGGCGTGCTCTACATCCCGGCCGTCCTGGCCACGGCGTTCGTCATCGGCCCGTCGCAGACCTTCGCGCTGTCGAGCCTGGACCGCGAGACCAGCCCGCACGGCGTGACCGTGGTGTCCACGAGCTTCCAGGTCGCCGGCAGCATCGGCACCTCCCTGGCCGCCGGCATCTACGGCATCCTGATCACTACGAACATGGAAGCCGGACGCAGCGAATTCGATTCCCTCGTCTCCGGTTTCCGCGGCGCCGTCGCCCTGGTCGTGGTCACCTCGGTCATCGGCGTTGTGCTGGCGATCGCCGCGTACCGTTCGAAGCGCTCGCAGACTGCCGAGGAGACCGTCGAGACCACGGACACCACCGTCGAAGCCATCATGAAGAACGACGTCTACGCCCTGTCCTCGGATCAGACCGTGCTCAGCGCGCTGCAGACTTTCGCCGAGCGCGGCATCTCCGGCGCACCGATCCTGCATCCGGACGGCTCGCTGGCGGGCTTCCTCTCCGACGGCGACGTCATGCGCTACCTGTCTGCCACGCACCCGTCCTCGGTGTCGATCTACTCCTACGCCATCGGCGCCGACGATGACCTGGAACAGGCCATGACCGATCTAGGTGGCCTGAACGTGATGAAGCTGGCCACCCATGACGTGCTGACCGTCGACGCCGGCTCCTCGATCCCTGATACCGTCGCCGCGCTGTCGGACGCGAACATCAAGAAGGTGCCGGTGATCAGCGGTGAAAACGGCCATGTCGTGGGCGTGGTGAGCCGCTCGGCGATCAACCGCCTGGCCATAGCCAGCTACCTGCGCTCGCGTGGCGACACCGCGCTGGTGGCGGGCTGA